A part of Lactobacillus sp. ESL0700 genomic DNA contains:
- a CDS encoding aldose epimerase, with protein sequence MQTIENSLLRVAIDENGAQMLSLENLSNQRNYFKQDAAQEKLSVVFSDANQGENLAELLPWTVVDKGDARVSLALIDDAASYKKFPYHFEMILTYALEGNHIDLKCYLKNNSHKEMPFSLSFVLPVIAGWTVKESVNEVELTNQEATIKLNSANFALAVKGQQVVASIAKSLLAGDSNNEFQLTLALS encoded by the coding sequence ATGCAAACAATTGAAAATTCTCTTTTGCGTGTTGCAATTGATGAAAATGGCGCCCAGATGCTTAGTTTGGAAAATCTTAGTAATCAGCGTAACTATTTCAAGCAAGATGCTGCGCAGGAGAAGTTGTCGGTTGTCTTTTCAGATGCGAATCAAGGTGAAAACTTGGCAGAGCTCTTACCTTGGACCGTTGTTGATAAGGGAGACGCGCGTGTTAGTTTGGCTTTGATTGATGATGCGGCAAGCTATAAGAAGTTTCCGTATCATTTTGAGATGATTTTGACTTATGCACTTGAAGGCAACCACATTGATCTTAAATGCTATTTAAAAAACAACTCACACAAAGAAATGCCATTTTCCTTGTCCTTTGTTTTGCCGGTAATTGCTGGCTGGACAGTTAAGGAAAGTGTCAACGAAGTTGAATTAACTAACCAAGAGGCAACTATTAAGTTAAATTCTGCCAATTTTGCTTTAGCAGTTAAAGGCCAGCAGGTAGTTGCTTCAATTGCTAAGAGTTTACTAGCAGGAGATAGTAATAACGAGTTCCAGCTGACTTTAGCGCTTAGCTAA
- a CDS encoding type II toxin-antitoxin system HicB family antitoxin: MAHRIVTYPAIFKPLGDDVYVISFPDVKGAITEGEGLRESMKMAADTLASRLYDKAVLPKSTTITEIELADDGSFVAPVSADLTEASRDRINYEI, encoded by the coding sequence ATGGCTCATAGAATAGTAACTTATCCGGCAATTTTTAAACCACTTGGTGATGATGTCTATGTAATTAGTTTTCCTGATGTCAAAGGAGCAATTACTGAAGGCGAGGGTCTGCGCGAATCAATGAAGATGGCTGCCGATACTTTGGCTAGTCGGTTGTATGATAAGGCAGTGCTGCCCAAGAGCACCACGATTACTGAGATTGAACTGGCTGATGACGGCTCATTTGTTGCGCCGGTTTCGGCTGATTTGACCGAGGCGTCACGCGACCGGATTAATTACGAAATATAA
- a CDS encoding 2-dehydropantoate 2-reductase → MKIVIAGSGAMGLRFGLLLKRGGNDVTLIDGWDKNIAAVRENGVKADVNGQTLSAKMPIYKQDEVAQKITNADLIIVFTKSMALDSMLTSIKPVIGANTYILCLLNGLGHEEVLEKYVAEDHIIMGVTMNAASMPAPGETKFDGNGQTELQCLSASGQQEVQKVVDVFNESKIDSVYSENVLYSIWRKACVNGVVNSVCALLEGTTVDFGHAKNADAITRTIVDEFADVAEREGIYLDRKEVVEHVESTWTMDHYPSMYQDLVVNHRPTEIDYINGAVWRKGQKYGVATPYCACITNLVHAKEGMLNVK, encoded by the coding sequence ATGAAGATTGTGATTGCCGGCTCTGGTGCAATGGGCCTGAGATTTGGCTTGCTACTTAAGCGTGGCGGTAATGATGTTACTCTAATTGATGGCTGGGACAAAAACATTGCCGCCGTTAGAGAAAACGGGGTTAAAGCTGATGTAAATGGGCAAACTTTGAGTGCCAAAATGCCAATTTATAAACAAGATGAAGTTGCTCAAAAAATCACCAATGCTGACCTCATCATTGTTTTCACCAAGTCAATGGCTCTAGACTCAATGCTCACCAGTATTAAACCAGTAATCGGAGCCAACACTTATATCCTTTGCCTGCTCAATGGTTTAGGACATGAGGAAGTACTCGAAAAATACGTGGCAGAAGACCATATCATTATGGGTGTTACCATGAATGCCGCAAGCATGCCCGCTCCCGGCGAGACCAAGTTTGATGGTAATGGACAAACAGAATTACAGTGTCTAAGTGCCAGTGGTCAACAAGAAGTTCAAAAAGTTGTTGATGTCTTTAATGAATCCAAGATTGATTCCGTTTATAGTGAAAACGTGCTGTACTCAATTTGGCGTAAAGCCTGCGTCAACGGCGTAGTCAACTCTGTTTGTGCCTTATTAGAGGGAACAACCGTTGATTTTGGTCATGCTAAGAATGCCGACGCAATCACCCGCACCATTGTTGATGAATTTGCTGACGTTGCCGAACGCGAAGGTATCTACCTTGACCGCAAGGAAGTGGTTGAACACGTTGAAAGCACATGGACAATGGACCACTACCCGTCAATGTATCAGGACTTGGTAGTCAACCACCGCCCAACAGAAATCGACTACATTAACGGTGCTGTTTGGCGTAAGGGACAAAAATACGGCGTTGCTACACCATATTGTGCCTGCATTACCAACTTGGTTCATGCTAAGGAAGGCATGCTAAACGTTAAATAA
- a CDS encoding nitrilase-related carbon-nitrogen hydrolase, with product MLTTNYALPGYLNLVFMQAGARTPVSGYVSESSMNEWLRFKTDIQKAEVKEYLASKSATEIAEMQIQDNLDQLFEYMDRATISYAGYQMLITPETYTHGFSPVAHDYPLHENDKFMKQMQDKCATLGVWLVVGAYYQFEGDDEARNVAITINDEGKVVNIYSKAHPWNPAEPTHPGMGEGLMPFDGPEGAKISTIICADGDYHEMWDIPRQNGANLVIRISAYMDPYQEGTMLTNHEAAYHNNFYVAYTNLAGRDDGYQWFGHSGLYAPGGALLQHSDSKNAEMFMATFNPREASFLQNSSMMGDLGYLNDHRGGANPNAGDHDYIGFKGLDSRKD from the coding sequence ATGTTAACGACAAATTACGCATTACCTGGTTATTTAAATTTGGTCTTTATGCAAGCCGGTGCTCGGACTCCTGTTTCTGGTTATGTTTCAGAATCTTCAATGAACGAATGGCTTCGCTTTAAGACTGACATTCAAAAGGCAGAAGTTAAGGAATACTTGGCAAGTAAATCTGCTACTGAAATTGCAGAAATGCAAATTCAGGACAACTTGGATCAATTATTTGAGTACATGGACAGAGCCACTATTTCTTATGCTGGTTACCAAATGTTAATCACTCCTGAAACTTACACTCACGGCTTTAGTCCGGTTGCTCACGATTACCCATTGCACGAAAACGACAAGTTTATGAAGCAAATGCAAGATAAATGTGCAACCTTGGGTGTTTGGCTGGTTGTTGGTGCTTACTACCAATTTGAAGGTGACGATGAAGCAAGAAACGTTGCTATCACCATCAACGATGAGGGTAAAGTAGTTAACATTTACTCTAAAGCTCACCCTTGGAACCCAGCTGAACCAACTCACCCAGGAATGGGCGAAGGCTTAATGCCATTTGATGGTCCAGAAGGTGCTAAGATTTCAACAATTATTTGTGCCGATGGTGACTACCACGAAATGTGGGATATTCCTCGGCAAAATGGTGCTAACTTGGTTATTCGGATTTCTGCTTACATGGATCCATACCAAGAAGGAACAATGCTTACTAACCATGAAGCTGCTTACCACAACAACTTCTACGTTGCTTACACTAACTTAGCTGGACGTGATGATGGTTACCAATGGTTTGGTCACTCAGGTCTTTACGCACCAGGTGGTGCACTATTGCAACATTCAGATTCTAAGAATGCTGAAATGTTCATGGCAACCTTCAACCCACGCGAAGCTAGTTTCTTACAAAACTCATCAATGATGGGTGACTTGGGTTACTTGAATGATCACCGTGGTGGTGCAAATCCAAACGCTGGTGACCATGATTACATTGGTTTTAAAGGCTTAGATAGCAGAAAGGACTAA
- a CDS encoding MFS transporter, whose protein sequence is MGQGTHSSVHKTWRDNRWLIGLSVVIAGIAVAMAQNKVSPVMNMIITQFHTSASVAGWISSSFSLIAVLLSMTAANLADSIGIRKVGIFALIITVVGGLLGMVSTNIWFMLLTRVIEGTGVGIIAVIGPVLITQWFNSKNGLSIIMAIWTSWMTISQVIIFFTASPITSSFSWQGMWGLAIAFLIVGFVAFLLFVHQPQEIVEEHENRKDNRSTARKVLDSINIKTQFKAIKAAGKSSAFIGIAAFFFALCSFTFVSWIQSVWVQNVPGLSRGQINTMLSSMYFLEIFFTILAGVALDKIKSENGKKIFGMSCAVLYGVIGLAAFNFIHTTALAWAVIIIFPIFDGSIPTTIYSLAPMSVKKAPLSANAIGIMNIGLNAGTFFAAPLAGSIMNMGSSMVGVMFIVSAILVALAFGFVTLYESK, encoded by the coding sequence ATGGGACAAGGTACACACTCATCTGTGCACAAAACTTGGCGCGATAACAGATGGCTGATTGGCCTGTCTGTTGTTATCGCCGGAATTGCTGTTGCCATGGCGCAAAATAAGGTTTCGCCGGTAATGAATATGATCATTACGCAATTCCACACCAGTGCGTCTGTTGCTGGTTGGATCAGTTCAAGCTTTTCATTGATTGCTGTCTTGCTGTCAATGACTGCTGCTAACCTTGCTGACTCAATCGGAATTCGCAAAGTTGGTATCTTTGCTTTGATTATTACGGTTGTCGGTGGCCTACTTGGCATGGTTTCAACTAATATCTGGTTCATGCTCTTAACGCGGGTTATTGAAGGAACCGGTGTTGGGATTATTGCTGTTATTGGGCCGGTGCTGATTACTCAATGGTTTAATTCCAAAAACGGCTTGAGTATCATTATGGCAATTTGGACTTCGTGGATGACGATTTCACAAGTAATCATCTTCTTCACGGCGTCACCAATTACCAGTAGCTTTTCATGGCAAGGTATGTGGGGCTTAGCAATTGCCTTCTTAATTGTTGGCTTCGTTGCTTTCTTATTGTTTGTTCACCAACCACAAGAAATTGTGGAAGAACACGAAAACCGCAAGGACAACCGTTCAACTGCCCGTAAGGTGCTTGACTCAATTAACATCAAGACACAATTTAAGGCAATCAAGGCGGCAGGAAAGTCATCAGCCTTCATCGGGATTGCAGCTTTCTTCTTTGCTCTTTGCTCATTTACATTCGTTTCTTGGATCCAGTCAGTTTGGGTACAAAATGTCCCAGGACTTTCTCGTGGTCAAATCAATACGATGCTCAGCAGCATGTACTTCTTGGAGATCTTCTTCACGATTCTTGCTGGGGTTGCTTTAGACAAGATTAAATCAGAAAACGGTAAAAAGATTTTTGGGATGAGTTGTGCTGTTTTATACGGTGTTATTGGTTTAGCTGCCTTTAACTTTATCCATACAACAGCTTTAGCTTGGGCCGTCATTATCATTTTTCCGATTTTTGACGGGTCAATTCCAACCACAATCTATTCGCTTGCACCAATGTCTGTTAAGAAAGCACCGCTATCAGCTAATGCGATCGGTATTATGAATATCGGCCTTAACGCTGGTACCTTCTTTGCAGCACCACTTGCCGGTTCAATTATGAACATGGGTTCAAGTATGGTCGGCGTGATGTTTATTGTTTCCGCAATCTTAGTTGCTTTAGCATTTGGCTTTGTAACTTTGTACGAAAGTAAATAA
- a CDS encoding serine hydrolase, with the protein MINFEQEIASLKHDVNFQLYLHSSWGLEYEINIDQMWATASLIKLGIAAYGQQLFLKQPHLLEQQVTLQPEDIVPGGTLSLVSPRVYTVKDLLQLMLIQSDNTATNALLTTWGMKTINDWLKANYSNVLLQRRLMAPPTNGENLANAKSLGQLLAAAFKYDDEYAQAAQASMHAQMFYDRLVWPVAMGEYSQIKSYNKTGDLLNYAHDAARLELGNSWIECVVMTKFSPNEKTHAVQFMQNVGRLLCQMLTEQNPI; encoded by the coding sequence ATGATTAATTTTGAACAAGAAATAGCAAGCTTAAAGCATGACGTTAATTTTCAGCTATATTTACATAGCTCATGGGGCTTGGAATACGAAATCAACATAGACCAAATGTGGGCAACTGCTAGCTTGATTAAATTAGGAATTGCGGCGTACGGCCAGCAATTATTTCTTAAACAACCGCATCTTTTGGAACAGCAAGTTACGCTGCAGCCAGAAGATATTGTTCCCGGTGGTACTTTAAGTTTGGTGTCGCCACGGGTATATACGGTTAAAGACTTGTTGCAATTAATGCTGATTCAGTCGGACAATACGGCGACCAATGCACTGCTGACAACATGGGGAATGAAAACCATTAATGATTGGCTCAAGGCTAATTATTCCAATGTGTTATTGCAGCGCCGCTTAATGGCGCCACCAACAAACGGTGAGAATTTGGCTAATGCAAAGAGTCTGGGACAATTACTTGCCGCCGCATTTAAGTATGATGATGAATATGCGCAAGCGGCGCAGGCAAGTATGCATGCGCAAATGTTCTATGACCGGCTGGTTTGGCCAGTGGCAATGGGTGAATATAGTCAAATCAAGTCTTACAATAAGACGGGGGACTTGCTCAATTATGCTCATGATGCGGCACGACTAGAATTAGGTAATTCATGGATTGAATGTGTGGTAATGACCAAATTTAGTCCTAATGAAAAGACACATGCTGTTCAATTTATGCAAAATGTGGGTCGGCTGCTTTGTCAAATGTTAACGGAGCAAAATCCGATTTAG
- a CDS encoding dipeptide epimerase, translating to MTKITKITQKIISLPLKTPFTTARHTVTAAQAVQVEITLANGLVGVGTGTPNEVVTGDTLASCQAVLTDVLIPSLIGCEFEAWEKLLATIKNAIQGNQPAKAALEFALYDLRCQTYHTTLVNLLGGQIAAVTTDMTLGIKPLEQMVQEAKEFVQQGFTTLKIKVGSNGITNDINLIKTISEAVGPEIKLRLDANQGWSRMEAVQALRALTAANLPVEFIEQPLAAGDIAGLKELTQLHILPIMADESAFSYADVITLCKEHAVDYVNIKLMKTGGLSEAEKINDLCAASGIGCMIGCMIEPTNSIQAAIAFAGAHENVKFADLDSVYMTKEAPAGLELAGPELRVK from the coding sequence ATGACCAAAATTACTAAAATTACGCAAAAAATTATTAGTTTACCCTTGAAAACACCGTTTACGACCGCGCGGCATACGGTTACGGCGGCACAGGCAGTTCAAGTTGAAATTACGCTCGCTAACGGCTTAGTCGGTGTTGGTACAGGAACACCAAATGAAGTAGTTACTGGCGATACGCTAGCTAGCTGTCAAGCAGTTTTGACAGATGTATTAATTCCTAGCCTAATTGGCTGCGAATTTGAAGCATGGGAAAAGTTGCTGGCAACGATTAAGAATGCGATTCAAGGCAATCAACCAGCCAAGGCTGCACTAGAATTCGCCTTGTATGATTTGCGCTGCCAAACTTACCATACGACATTAGTAAACTTACTTGGTGGTCAGATTGCTGCTGTTACAACAGACATGACACTGGGCATTAAGCCACTTGAGCAGATGGTTCAGGAAGCCAAGGAGTTTGTTCAGCAGGGATTTACTACCTTAAAGATTAAGGTTGGTTCTAATGGAATTACCAATGACATTAATTTAATCAAGACAATTAGTGAAGCTGTTGGTCCCGAGATAAAGTTACGGCTTGATGCCAATCAAGGCTGGAGCCGGATGGAAGCCGTTCAGGCATTGCGGGCATTAACTGCCGCAAATTTACCAGTCGAATTTATTGAACAGCCACTGGCTGCTGGTGATATTGCTGGGTTAAAAGAATTAACCCAGTTACACATTTTGCCAATCATGGCAGATGAAAGTGCATTTTCGTATGCCGATGTGATTACTTTATGTAAAGAGCATGCGGTTGACTACGTTAACATCAAGTTGATGAAGACTGGCGGTTTGTCTGAAGCAGAAAAGATTAATGATCTTTGTGCAGCTTCTGGAATTGGCTGCATGATTGGCTGTATGATTGAGCCAACTAATAGCATTCAGGCAGCGATTGCCTTTGCTGGCGCTCATGAAAATGTAAAATTTGCGGATTTAGATTCGGTTTATATGACTAAGGAAGCTCCCGCGGGATTAGAACTTGCGGGTCCAGAATTACGGGTAAAATAA
- a CDS encoding PTS sugar transporter subunit IIA, which yields MRMLLMSHGQMAQAALGSAELIMGKLDNVKAIGLNPDQGPEDLQKEAEEFLDQGTDKETVVAVDVLGGTPSNVVIRLFAKYPDIQVISGVNLPLIIEFANQSMMGQGLNKPQLIAMAKDGIVDVNAKLK from the coding sequence ATGAGAATGTTATTGATGAGTCATGGCCAAATGGCTCAAGCAGCTTTAGGCAGTGCAGAATTGATTATGGGCAAGCTTGATAATGTAAAGGCAATCGGTCTTAATCCCGATCAAGGTCCTGAGGATTTGCAAAAAGAGGCCGAGGAGTTTTTGGATCAAGGCACTGATAAGGAAACTGTCGTAGCAGTTGATGTACTTGGTGGCACGCCATCTAATGTTGTTATCCGCCTGTTTGCTAAGTACCCTGATATTCAAGTAATTAGCGGTGTCAACTTACCCTTAATTATTGAATTTGCTAACCAATCAATGATGGGCCAGGGATTAAATAAGCCGCAGCTAATTGCGATGGCTAAAGATGGCATTGTTGATGTCAATGCAAAATTGAAATAA
- a CDS encoding MFS transporter produces the protein MAQNLSYQTDNQVQKNRWLILVAVGLFTFMSTLDGTIVNIALPVISNDLHISMSQSEWVVSLYLIVVCSFILFFGKLSDLQGKIKIFRLGAVFFIAGSLMSGFKVNLLFLLIARAVQAFGAAMTMATNNGIITEIFPHSERGKALGTIGSFVALGSIAGPGLGGVILSHLSWSYIFWLNVPVGLIAAVIGAIYLPKDITFTKAPLDKTGSFTFALGMVTLFGGIFLGQQLGFTAAPVLVMLIVGILSFCWFVYTENRAANPLLQFSLFKNPDFSVSLLCALLIFITNFFFNVVTPFYLENARHLAPSQTGYILMILPLVQLFAAPVAGTISDKISPKLITFIGLLLLLVSQIGYYLCNLTSPIWLFIVSIAIMGLGSGIFSSPNNSLVMSSVEQKDLGVAGSINSLSRNLGMVIGISSATTILFAAMSAKNGSHVTGYLPKQPEIFIYGMHVVFLISIIICLITVILSGWRLLKKD, from the coding sequence ATGGCACAAAATTTAAGTTACCAGACTGATAATCAGGTGCAAAAGAATCGCTGGCTGATCTTAGTAGCAGTAGGACTGTTTACCTTCATGTCAACTTTGGATGGGACAATCGTTAATATTGCGCTGCCTGTAATTAGCAATGATTTGCACATTTCGATGAGTCAATCAGAATGGGTTGTTTCTCTATATTTGATTGTTGTCTGCAGTTTTATTCTTTTCTTTGGTAAGTTGAGTGACTTGCAGGGTAAAATTAAAATTTTTAGATTAGGCGCAGTGTTTTTCATTGCCGGCTCGTTAATGTCAGGCTTTAAAGTCAACCTGCTCTTTTTACTAATTGCACGAGCAGTGCAGGCATTCGGGGCAGCCATGACAATGGCGACCAATAATGGGATTATTACGGAAATTTTTCCGCATTCTGAGCGGGGGAAGGCTCTCGGGACAATTGGTTCTTTTGTAGCTTTGGGTTCGATTGCTGGACCTGGTCTTGGCGGAGTGATTTTGTCGCATTTATCATGGTCATACATTTTCTGGCTAAACGTTCCAGTTGGCCTGATTGCCGCTGTTATTGGCGCCATCTATTTGCCTAAAGATATAACTTTTACTAAAGCGCCACTTGATAAGACGGGCTCATTCACCTTTGCCTTAGGGATGGTGACTTTGTTTGGCGGAATTTTTCTGGGTCAGCAGCTTGGCTTCACTGCAGCGCCAGTTTTAGTGATGTTAATCGTCGGGATACTTAGCTTTTGCTGGTTTGTTTATACAGAAAATCGTGCAGCTAATCCATTATTACAATTTAGTTTGTTTAAAAATCCGGACTTCTCGGTTAGTTTGCTGTGTGCGTTGCTGATTTTTATTACTAACTTCTTCTTTAATGTAGTGACGCCATTTTATTTAGAAAATGCACGGCATTTAGCGCCAAGTCAAACCGGCTACATTTTAATGATTTTACCGCTTGTGCAATTATTTGCGGCGCCAGTTGCCGGGACGATTTCTGATAAAATCAGTCCGAAGTTAATTACTTTTATCGGGTTATTACTGCTATTGGTAAGTCAAATCGGTTACTATCTGTGCAATTTAACGTCACCAATTTGGCTCTTTATTGTTAGCATTGCCATCATGGGTCTGGGCAGCGGAATTTTTAGTTCACCGAATAATTCTCTTGTCATGAGTTCTGTTGAGCAAAAAGACCTGGGTGTTGCCGGCAGCATTAATTCACTTTCTCGTAATTTGGGAATGGTAATTGGAATTTCTAGTGCCACGACCATTTTGTTTGCGGCAATGAGTGCAAAGAATGGCTCGCATGTAACGGGCTACTTACCTAAGCAGCCGGAGATTTTCATTTATGGGATGCACGTTGTCTTTTTAATTTCTATTATTATTTGTCTAATTACGGTTATTTTAAGTGGTTGGCGATTACTCAAAAAAGATTAA
- a CDS encoding SRPBCC family protein, with translation MEQKIFTNVRLVNQTQEQVQRFLLQPQSLLKWVPEIRITEQSSDQFVIERTTEAPNKREQIKIISDNDQVTYVSTQGKIAYRVEFQLSKQSGKTLIEESLYLADQVAGKLPLKLLKPIAKHAFNLNLNNLAQVLEAQS, from the coding sequence ATGGAACAGAAAATTTTTACAAATGTCAGATTAGTTAATCAAACTCAGGAACAGGTACAACGGTTTTTATTACAACCACAGTCATTATTAAAGTGGGTACCAGAAATTAGGATTACGGAGCAATCAAGTGACCAATTTGTGATTGAGCGGACAACTGAGGCGCCTAATAAACGCGAGCAAATAAAGATAATTAGCGATAATGATCAGGTGACTTATGTTAGTACCCAAGGTAAGATTGCATATCGAGTTGAATTTCAACTTAGTAAACAGAGTGGCAAGACATTAATTGAAGAAAGCCTTTATTTAGCCGATCAAGTTGCAGGTAAATTACCATTAAAATTATTAAAGCCAATTGCCAAGCATGCATTTAATCTTAATTTAAATAATCTTGCCCAAGTTTTAGAAGCGCAAAGTTAA
- a CDS encoding helix-turn-helix transcriptional regulator, translated as MANQLGQALKTARQTKKMTQKETAENICAQSMLSAIENGKYVPNAKLLIELCQRLGIELNTISLASNFAISIQPSLNAKLDKLCNLHDYEQLRAFLLKEATINQLQTAAEEQAYYYYLAITDFQIDHNLTAAKQNLKLALACNETGSVTSVLMRLTLISLSLVNLEQGQKKESEQLLTKALADINQINYSENLNVLFYLAALINYQAGKIRAAVDWLDQGVTYITKHNSHYMLANCYFLLAKIAQKSGQEDQALENEHKSRFLSELFTEKIFDQI; from the coding sequence ATGGCTAATCAATTAGGGCAAGCGTTGAAAACAGCGCGGCAAACGAAAAAGATGACCCAAAAAGAAACAGCGGAAAATATTTGCGCGCAGTCAATGCTGTCGGCAATTGAAAATGGTAAATATGTTCCCAATGCCAAGCTGCTAATTGAGCTTTGTCAGCGATTGGGAATAGAACTAAATACAATTAGCTTGGCAAGTAATTTTGCGATTAGTATCCAGCCTTCGCTTAACGCAAAACTGGACAAGTTGTGTAATCTGCATGATTATGAGCAACTTCGCGCTTTTCTTTTAAAAGAAGCGACAATTAATCAACTGCAAACGGCAGCAGAAGAACAAGCTTATTACTACTATCTGGCAATAACCGATTTTCAAATCGATCATAATTTAACTGCCGCAAAGCAAAATCTCAAGCTTGCCTTAGCTTGTAATGAAACGGGGTCTGTAACTTCGGTATTAATGCGGTTGACGTTAATTTCGTTAAGTCTGGTTAATTTGGAACAAGGTCAAAAGAAAGAATCGGAACAATTACTAACTAAGGCCTTAGCCGACATTAACCAAATTAATTATTCTGAAAATCTTAATGTGCTGTTTTATCTGGCGGCTTTAATTAATTATCAAGCTGGTAAAATTCGCGCGGCAGTAGATTGGTTAGACCAAGGAGTTACATACATTACCAAGCATAATTCACATTACATGTTGGCTAATTGCTACTTTTTACTTGCTAAAATTGCACAGAAATCGGGTCAAGAAGATCAGGCATTAGAAAATGAACACAAAAGTCGCTTTTTAAGTGAATTATTTACTGAAAAAATCTTTGATCAGATTTAA
- a CDS encoding SGNH/GDSL hydrolase family protein produces MKLLLTGDSIVARKEGLKEPRLNATLKKLHQNLELNNTAVSGINSGAFYAMLSELVLKQRRCDKLIILLGTNDLAQHKQVPLEQFEQNMNLIVSSVLCRYYPQNTILITPPAVDETKQIHRNNQLIGDYAAVIENVAQRYRCQFINLYQAMINQGNLSELCRGELNDGLHFGQQGYSLLGNLIVKQIK; encoded by the coding sequence ATGAAACTATTATTGACTGGCGATAGTATCGTTGCGCGCAAAGAAGGATTGAAAGAGCCGCGATTAAATGCAACACTAAAAAAGTTACACCAGAATCTTGAACTTAATAACACGGCAGTTTCTGGGATTAATTCCGGAGCATTTTATGCTATGTTGAGTGAATTGGTATTAAAGCAAAGGCGTTGTGATAAATTAATAATTTTGCTGGGAACCAATGATTTGGCGCAACATAAGCAAGTGCCACTTGAGCAGTTCGAGCAGAATATGAATTTGATTGTTTCAAGCGTACTGTGTCGGTATTATCCGCAAAATACTATTTTGATTACACCTCCAGCAGTAGATGAAACTAAGCAGATTCACCGGAACAATCAATTAATTGGGGACTATGCTGCAGTTATTGAAAATGTGGCACAGCGATATCGTTGTCAGTTTATTAACTTATATCAGGCAATGATTAATCAGGGTAACTTATCAGAATTATGTCGTGGTGAGTTAAATGATGGTTTGCATTTTGGGCAGCAGGGATATTCGCTTTTAGGAAATTTAATTGTTAAACAGATAAAGTAG